CCTAACACCATTTATGACCAACCAATCTattgaataaaaaacaaaaagataaaatatacataaatttcTATGATATTCCACACAATACACAATACACATGCTTTGCTATTTCCTCATAGAAAGAAAAAGAATCAAACAACTATTTTGTTTTCTTATATTATAATTAACAAACTAAATTTCTAATGCCATAATCATTTTTTGGTGTTGGATCCTTTTCGTTCCTTTTCTTTTTCGGCAATAACAAGGAAGATGTGGCTTTTGCCAAGGTCACCTTTCTAACCAATAACTCCCATCTTCCCTCTTCCTTCTTGTTTTTCATATTTTGTGCCTTTAATGGCctgaaaaaaaatacatttataaaaaaatcagTAAATGGTTATTACACTATTTTAAAGTATGGTAACAAAGTGATTTATTGTCAAACATTGTTAAAAAAAAAGGCATATtgaatttattttgatttatatatcGTGTCTTTTATGCGGAAAATTATTGCACATAATGCTTTTGTCTACCAAAATTATTGCAACTTTCTCAACTACTCTTCACATGTTAAACACCTGTCTTCTAGAACCCAAATCCGGTACACGGGTACCCGGTCCGTGTCAAATCTACCCGACCCATTATAATTTATGTAAAATTTTGAAAGAAAACTATGGTTATGGTTACCTGCAAAGGGGAACTTTACAAGTTGAATCAGATAGTTCGCAGATGGAAGAATGGAGTTTGAAAAGTTGCCACATCCTTTTGCACCTAATACACCCTCCATTCACTCTCTTCTTACAGTTTGCCACATGTTGAATCGAGAGCTGCAACCCTTGACATGTTGAGAATTTGCTACATGGAGACATGTTTTTGGTGGGTTCTTTGTTGCATGGTCCTACACTTATGCACCCTTCTGTGCAAATATGTTCTAAACAATCCATGGCTTCACTCAATTGAATATACAAGTTCTGTTCTTTCCTACGCTTCCTGCTTCTCTTCCTCAACTGCACATTATTTTAATCCGAATCAATAATCAGACAGAAATCAATTTTTTAACAATCTTTGATTGTTGGATAgctaaaccttttttttttttttttattaagaccACTTAAGAAGAAATTACACTCTGTTCTTAAATTGTTTCTTGAATAGTTTTAAGAGAATACTCACCGATTCAGATTCATCGATGACCTGAAGGATTTCGAGCTCAAGGAAAGGATCATTGGTTTGAAGAAACTTCCAGCCTTCAGTTTTCTCAACGGCTTTGAAGCTATTAGACACGAGTTTCACACATTTGAGGTAAAGATCAGGTGCATCGCAGAGTCTCGCAAGTTGAAGAACATCAACTACGTTCTCAATTGTTAACCGTTCGATTAAGGCTTTGCTACAACGCGATTTCAGTTGTGGGACCAGGTAGACATGAGAAAGCGCCAATAGATGAATCCCGAATTTCTCCATGTCGTCTTCCGTGCACCTGAAAACGATGGCGTTTCGAACGATTAAAAAAAGTTACCGGCGGCGTTGCATTTTAAATTACTGGCGGTGCTCGGCGGAAAGGGATAACTGTCAGTTTACATTAGAAGTGGTGCCAGATGTGCCATGAAGAATGGACGGTGCAGATGTTTATtaataaatatcattttattccactgttaacatttaaataaatcttTGAAATAACAGAAAAACGATTATAACAATATAATATacgaataataaataataaatatataatatacgaATAAAATGGTTGGCTTGTGGTTGGGAACTAACTTGTTTGAATAAAGGAATCCGACGAACACCTCGACGGCGTCACACGGAACGCCGAGTATGGGAACAGTCTTCTCGGAGCTCCGATGCTTTCTCGGTTTATCGATTATGCTTTTCAACACCGTCGAAGCTGATGCCTGAATGCACATAGCAAACAAATCACAAATTAATATCGTAAGATTATTGAATCTCACAACTTGAATGAATGCAAAAGACATACAAATCAACCGGAAAAACGACAACTGTTCCCGTGAAAATCATATCGCCGGGTTTAGTTAGAGGCTTTTCCGATTGACTGTTTGTCTTCAACTTTATTTTATGGGCTTTTTGGTGCGACAACATTTTCGATCTTCCATGAATGAGTGATTACCAGAATGTTAGCATGCGCCGGAATCCTTCGACCACCAGAAGTTAGAATTTGGATATAGGTATCCGTGGGTTCACCGGAAGCATTGTCGGAGTCTGTAGGAGATGCCGGTCTTTTACACATCTTGCTGGAAAATCAGTCGTTTACTATCGTTTTTCGTTTAAATTGGTATGAAAGTATAGGGAGTAGTCCAAACTTTTCGCCGATGTGTTAGATTCAGGCCTAGGATGTCTGATTTTATAGACAGCTCAAAGCCAACCATGTTTAAAAGATCTCAAAGTACAAGTTCGGCCCTTAAACTATTTACAGCCATTCAAATTTAGTCCTTTCAGAATTTTTTTTAGTATATTAACCAAAAACCAGACATCAATGAAAATGAGGGAACTTTTTTTTCCTTCCATATTTTAGACCTtttccttattttcttataacaaTAATCCTTGTGTATCTTTAAAAAATGATAAACCATGTGAATAACTTACATCAAATCATCCTAAGGCCCATATGAGATCAATTTCGAAACATTCTTGATGTTTTGGGTGTGATAAGTATTTGAACTATGTATTGCAAAATATATAGCTAAAaagttttttaattttcttgtaagAAATACATATCtaaacatattttttaattttgcTGAACTGAAAAAAGAAAACTCGGTCAAGTTTAACAAAATGAGCTTTCTAAATTTTATActaaaattgaaaatgaaaaccGATAGAAAATACATATCCATgttgaaataacataaaatggAGACATGGAAAACattgttttttaaataattattaaatattgGAAAACTATTTTCTAACTTTGCATTCCTGTTAGAAAAGTTTACTAAAAAGTAGAAAATTTTCGACAATGAAATTGTAGAAAATTGTTTTGGTTTCCtgtaaaagatttttaaaagaagATTTAGAACTTTCATTTTCAAATTTTAGCATAAAATCTTTTAAAACGTGTTTGATTAAAACTGGAtgagttttttatttttcaatttagaAATTAAAAAACAAGTTTGGATGtttattttctatatttttcatttaccaatttttgttatttaaaaCAATACAATATCTAACATATTTCctatatatataattagaaaatatTGTGAGTTGTTATTAAGGACACGTCCAACTAAAGTTCTGATGCAATAATTACAGAACCGGTCCCTATGTTATTAATTTAAAGAATTCTAAAAATGGTCTTCATGTCGTAATAAAATTACAGAAGAGGTCCATGTGTCCGAATATTTTGCATAAAATAGAcaaaattacagaaatggtccctgaGCAAAAGCATGAAATATAGAGATTGTAATACCAGATTAGTAAAAACTATAAAAAAGGTCACCGTGTAATAGTAAAATACAAAAATAGTCCTTGTGTACTAATATTCGTAGGAAATAACCTTTTGTATTAGCTTATTGAATCCAAAATACATTTTTATATTATTCAAATAGTTTATAAATAAATTTTGCCCTTAAAAACTATGTTAaatgtatttttaaaattaaatatttgatAGGTGGGGATGGGTGTGAGTGGAGTGTATCATCCaatttcaaaaaatttcttattttgaGATTATAGGCAATAAATAGACCGATTAAAGATCTTTGTTTTCAAAGGAATATGGTTTAGACCTTATTagatgttgataatattggttataTGGTCTAAGCCATTGtgttgtgttttggagccaaatgGGTAAAATGAGAAAACTTATATGTTAGGCTTAttgcatggattatggtttttagtttgacATGTGTTAAGCTACAATTAACTATATAGAAGTGTGGGGCTCGtcaatacctttccgtggatgTAAAGATCGCCGTAAACGaagttgaaatgaagaagttataattgTTTGAAGTTGAGGTGGATTTAGGTGAAAAGTCATGTCTACAACATTGGGATCAGACCCACGACATGGCGATCAGTcaggcccaagcccatgattcttttagggttttcaacgtaTTTAAGCTTAATATTCCACATTTTTTTGGCATTTTAGTAGCCTCCACCACCTCTAGGACCCCTtaggagaaaccctagcctccaccttAAAGATTTAAGCTTCTCCTCTCTATTCTCTCCTCTTTTGGGTGCTTTTTAGGTTATTTTGATGAattttgaagatcaagaaggttattTTGGTTGCAAGGAATGATGCATCAAGTTTGGATCCGTCAAAATACACTTCATTTCAAGACTATTTTAAGTATAAAGTTCCAATCTTACTATATAGTTCTTTAGATCTTGTCATTTGGTGGTTTTGGCACTTTTTGTCCATTTATGGGTGATCTTGGAGTTAAGTGGACTCCAACATCTTTTGATCAGTTTGAAATGTTTCTTGGACCTCATGGACTAAGAAAGTTATGATCTTTTGCCTTCCCTTTTAGAcatgcaagttatcttggtcctttaggccattttggtgtattaaagtttgATCATGAATGACTGAGGCATTTTTATggataaagctggaaactttatccCTCTAGACACCTGAGTGATTCAAATATGGAAGTggaagacttggacttaatggattaagttgagaaaaaTGCATTTTTGGgcccctttgagacttaaagtctagatcttggtggtttggaccttcctaatggataaagttctaTTATGACATTCGAAAGGATTCAGATATGGCTATGGAGCTCTTGAAATCGGAAGAAAATGGATTAAGTTCATTTGAGCTGTTTAGATCGGTCCCCATGGTGTGGCATTAGGCTGCCACGATGTGGCGACTGGGGAGTCAACAACTATTTTGGCATTTAGGGCCAACGACATGGCCAAGGAAGGCTACGACGTGGAGAACTGTTGTTGGAAATTTTGACTTagctttgaccgttgactttttttaCCAGTTTGAGCCTTGGTCAAACTTGGGTAGAATTGAGTATTTAATTAAGGATTTGTTTCGATTCGACTTTAGGAAGCTTGGGTTGGCTTTTCCGTTTTTGAGGTGGAGGTTGAGCTTCTGATGGGTAGTTCATGTGAGTTTTTATCACTGTACTTGTAGGTCAATGACACTAATGTCGGCCCACTGGATTATTTATCCTGGTATATTAGATGATGTTATGTTGGTTATATGATAaactggtagatctgtatgattacttgTGTTTGTTGGTTATATGTTAGACTGGTAGATATGTATAATTACCTGTACTTGTTGGTTATTGGTTGTTAGTGtatatgtcgatatgttatgGTTTTATTAGGTTGGGACAGTCATgatttgtgttgaaggccaagatatCCTTAGGGAGGTtcgaataggctgtaggccctacgaggcagtccagtcatgccaaaggcccggagagcggtccggataggttgtaggccatgTGTGGTGGTCTAGTCAGGATGAAGGCTCATTtatgcatgttgttatctatttTGGTTGTGTGGGGTACTTtaagggaaactcactaagccttggctTATAGTTTGATttcatggtttcaggtacatctgatgATCGGGGCAAGGCGAATGCATGATTGTGTACATCATCCTTGGATATTTTATTGATAACTGAtgttgggatactctgattaacGATTATGGCTTTTAGAACAATGTTTTGAATCATTTATGGATTATCAAAATGgttttaaatatgaaaattttactatgatttttgggatggtacaaattggtatcagagccctggtttgagagaattggatgaacacttgtgtgattccaaactcaaactaaggatctacaacatatttttcaaaattaaatccAAAAAGATCGACAAAAAGGATGTGATAAGTACAATAAGCCGGCCAAGGAAagtgttccccaagatacccacacttgttttgtgtattgatgatatgagagaatttcatgctagttgtaggctcgAGATCTTTAGGAATTGCTTGATTCATGATGTCTGATAGCTGAGGAGAATTTCTTGATATGTTATATGGAACTGACATTATTACTGTGGTTGCTTAGTGTAtgaatcatagttgtacataactaagatttatgtcctaagaatgtttgattttgccttatttcttgttctttgtCTGGTCGTGGGCTTAGgatagaatgaagtatttgactgtCTATCGAAtttagtgttatgtatgattagcatacacgagcgGCTGTAGGGTTAGTGGATGTTGCATGAGTGAGTATGGTTAGTAGTAGGCGATTGTAAGGAAAgattagccactcttgagagagtgagTATAGGATGTATATGTATCCTACGAAGTGCTTTAGTGTGTTTGGTTCGATGTTGAGTGGGTTTTGGGAGCATCAGCATAAGgatgtgacttagaggattcgggatgattcttgaggaaagtatagatatgtgtggaaggtagtgttAGGCCCATACTACAGAAAAcataggatccgtactcaaatTGAGGACAATTTTGGGGATTCTAATGGTGCATTTGGTTGGCAGGAAAGGAATGAAATTTGAGGGAAAATGATTTCAATTCCCTTAAATTCATGCGTTTAGTTGGACTTAGAGGAAGGAAAAGGATTCCTAAATGAAATAAACTTTCCACCATATGGAGGAAAGTGAATTCCTTCCAAAATTGGATGGAAAACATTCCTTCTCATCAAGGAAAGTGGCAGATTACAAAAATACCCCTTGTACTTATCAGAAaacccaccaccactaccatcaccatcaccgcCGCTACCAccggcaccaccaccaccaccgccaccatcaccaccaccgctGCCGCCCcaccgaccaccaccaccactgctgCCGCCCCAACcactaccatcaccaccaccaccaccatcacctctGCCGCCACCACCCACCGCCACTGCTTgcgacaccaccaccaccaccatcctcGACGTTACCACCGTTGCTGCCGCCACcgaccactaccaccaccaccaccattgcaggtaccaccaccactaccaacgCCATCACCCACCAAcatcgccgccaccaccaccaccacaaataacactaccaccaccactaccagcGATGCCACCATCGTTGCTaccaccaccgccaccgccaccagCTGCCACTGCCACCACCAACACCATCACCGTCGTCGTTGTCGCCACTAGCTGCAactaccaccatcaccaccacttccgTCACCACAATCAATGTCaccgccaccatcaccaccaccatcacagcCACCATTACCGCCACCCACCATTATCGTTGCCACCATCGCCACTGCTCTCACCACCATTGCCACCACCGTCGAAATTTTActgtttttataattttcataatGTATTTTTACATATCAGTTAGAAAACAAGGTAAAATTaagcaaaacatgcaaaaagggcaattatgtcattttacatgaattccaattctattTCCTGCGAACCAAACAGATACTGAAATTAATTCCAATTCCATTTCCTGCCAACCAAACAGCATATGGAATTAGATTCAAATTCCTGACAGATTCCTTTTCCAATTCCAATTCAAATTCTTTCAGCAACATTCTGCGAACCAAACAACACCTAAGGAGTTGTTTAGGGGTAGATAGCATGGTTTGGCACCATAATTcattgcagtgtgttttcacctTTATCAGTTATCGGTTATGATTGTTCAGGTTGAGGATGGGTCTAGTGATTGTTTAGACCTTAGTGACCATGTTTTTTCAGATCTAGGTGAGTTAGTTGATGTTGAGGTCTCGAGGGCCTTGTTCGAGGTAGAGCCAATTGAGTCGCGAGACTCAAGAAGGAAGCGATTGTGATGATCAGCTCGAGGATTCCAGTCGAAGGCTGAGTGATTGGCGGATAGATTGGGATTATCACTATCTATGAGGGGGTTATTTTCTTCCAACTTTCCGTGTTTGGAGGAAAGAGAGAGCAAACATGTGTTTTTTAGAGCTGGGATGTAGACCCAACATGGGGCTAGATAGTTGCGGTTGTTGGCGGCAAGTATGGTAGTATGGGAATGCACAAGAGGATTATTGTGGTATGGTTGCCTTGAGATGAGATCAAATGTCTGCTTTATTTGAATATAGGCAACTCAGGTGCTAGTTTATTATTTGAGGTGATCAAGGAAGTAAATCAGGAACGACAAATTTTGTTATCTCTGATGTATCCCAACTATAAGAATAATACCTATTGTATCTATGAATGATCCTCACGATGTATTGATGGTTGGGGATTTGTAGATGAAGTGTGCGGTGGTCTATTTGTTTCTAGATAAAGGATCGGTGTTATGAATGGACTGTCAGAATTATTGTTTGTGCATCTGCATGGGATTGTTGATGTTAGGGGAAGTCATGATATGGGACTTTCCGAGgtccccatctgagattcaaAATCTCTTTGAGTTTGCTTGGCCTTTACATGTAAAATCATCTTGCATCGTATTGTAGATTCCAAGGTCCAGGGATGTTATGCATTTGGGTGAGCCTGTTCGAGTTTTGGTCTGTTTGCAATGTTAGTTGAtggtagtttgaaccctaagtgggggagaactagatATTCTGCGTGGAGGATCATCGACCTGCTCGAGTTATGGTTTCAAAAGAATGAGCCATAAGGATTTGCGGTTCGAGCATGCAAAACTTTGGTTCAGTATTTGGTCAAGACGGGGGTACAGAACAAGTGCCATCAGATGCATTTGTTCAGGAATACAAGAGTCGTCTTCATAGTAGGAAGCCGCCGAACAAGGAGCTCGTTGTAGCTAGTGGTTCCTTTCGGGAACGTCGAGGAATAGGCTAAGGGGCGTTTGGTTCGCTCAAGTTGAGTACTGATTATTGTGGGAAATGTCAGCTTGTTGTATAGATTGATATTTATAATCTAGGTGGGGAAGTTATTGATCGGTAAATCAACTTCAAAGTTTGCGCCCAGTTACTTCCAACTCATTTTTGGTTTAGTAGATACTGAATAACATTACTTAAAGATATCAAATTACCCTTCAAACAACCCGAGAAAGAGCATATTGATAGACTAATTACTCTATGCACTAAATCGGTAGGTTAGAAATATAGTTCAGGCGTAATATCTGCACATTTACTAGTTGGATAAGCAATGCAGTGAATGCACACATACTAATATATCCTGAACCACGCTCTTCTCAATCGCGTGTCTTCAACTCCAAAAAGATAGGAAATCGTCAAATCCGCACCGGCCCAAATTTAGAATGCAAAGTGGGGTAGGAGGTCTAATAGGCAATCTGATGTGGCAAAAAGTGATAAACCAGCTCATCAGGAAGTTTAAAGGCCGAATAAAGGGATAACCGGCCTTTGGAAGAGGGCAACCTTTTAGGTTCGACGTGGCAATAAAGTTGCGATTATTTTATCCAAGTCACACTTGtaatacttttttttaaataaatacgtggCAGAAAGATATTATAATTAGTAATAGACAAAAGAACAAACAAAAGGTGTGCCCACAATGACACTAGATGTTTCCGTAGATATTCTTTATCACATGTCTCTTTAACAAATATTTTGAAAGCCAAATCCCATGAAAAATATCAGATCATTAAAGAACTCTTTTTGTCACAAAAAGTTTGGttaaagttttatttatttatttaatataaccGACTCTACACTCTATATTTAAGATGccaactttttatttattttcttcttcacaaatataCACTTGTGTTTTTTACACGACCTTATCTCAATCAACCTTGGTCTGAGCCATGTTATCACTTGTAATTGATTTTCAGTTAAAACAATATAAACTTCACAGCAAGAAAACAAAAGGTAAGATTTGGTTATTTAAGGCTCTTAAAAAAGTTTGACTAACTTAGGCGGAATGATGGTAAACCTTTGTAAAAACATATTGTAAGAACTTCCAATATTTCAAAAATAGATGTTGATATTTTTATGCTAGCTGGTTCGACTTCGCCAATATTGTTTTCAAAGTATCTCTTACTGCTCATTATCAAGTGAAAACCAAACAACACTGTAGGCAATGTATTATTTCAAAACGCCGCCACATCATTAATTACCTACAAGTAAACAAAAAGGCTGAAGACAATGTCAAAAATAATACTAGTATCTATAAGAATGATTAGTTTGGGTACTTAAGTTTATATACATTTTACCCAGTCCTTGTGGCCATAGAGGTTCGActgcagtgactccagggcatgaggcaaagtctcatgtttgcagcgggggattagtcggtgcaCGTAAGTtggcccggaaaccctcgttagggaaattccctttcaaaaaaaaaagtttatatacATTTTAgggtgtattatatatatatatatatatatatatatatatatatatatatatatatatatatatatatatatatatatatatatatatatatatatatatatatatataaacacttgCCAATGAAGTTGACGTTTTCTTTTATTTAACAATCTCAACTTGTTAACTTTTGCATTGAAAAATTGTTAATTGCAATTCTTGTTGATCAGCGCGAGTGATTATCGGTTGTTATAAGAGCATCCACAATGGGGAGTTTAATGGAAGAGTTGAATGAGGTGTCATGCTTGTCATTCAATGGATACAACTCCACCATTGTGAAATGCCACCTTGGCACTCAATGGATTTGgaacaatgttttaaaaatcggttttttagttgaaccggtatggtgactgGTTTCCGGTTCAAACCGGTTCAACCGCTGGgtgaaccggtttctatatttttcatgtttttttctatttacctacacatacatacatatataaattatgaatttgatgtttacaagtttaaacattaaaaataaatataaaaataagttgtagatgaatacaaatacattaaaataacatataaccATAAATTTTAGTGGTTTATATCAATtcatatacgtcaaaaagaaaataaagtataataccgaaacaaaatatagttttagatgaatgcaaacacatcaaaaaaatttataaaatttatcatatgttttaatttagaaaaaactaaatagatttgaaaaaaatcatcaaagtttattatataaatggttCTTTTTCATGTGGTTTTATtaggtttaaccggttcaaccggtttattttaaccggttcaaccgggtttttctaaaaaccggacggttcaatccggttcagaaatcaatataaaaccggtgatagttgaactaCTCTCTCTcccggttcccggtccaaccggttcgaccggccggttcaaaccggtttttaaaacattgatttggAGTTCAATaaccattgaactcttcaatgggaaaAAGAAAAGTCTTTAAAtctttaaattaatattttttaatatgttttattaaatttgtaGAGTTTAATGCATTGTGGGATAAAAATAAATAGAGTTGTATGGAATACTAAATGATGATGTGACACTCTATTGAACTCTATAAAGTTGAATGCATTGTGGATGTCCTAAGTTAGAAAAAACATTTTCATGGagttataaacttatttttgcgAGCTTGGTGGTCATcttccaaaatctcgaaaatcagACTTATATAAGACCACCATTTATATATGTTCATTTTTAAAGATTAAATCACTATATTAGAATAAGGTTTTGATATTACACAACACATTAGTTACGTATAAAATCTAAAACGAAAGACAAAAACGGTTGACATTTAAACAAATTGTTTTAACCTTCTTAAAATTTTATCCCCATTTTAATTTGCCCGGCCCCACTGTTTGTGTCATATATCGGTAAGGTATGATTATGTTACAATAGGTGTGGATTAATTCGTTAAAATCTCCAgcgttttaaaaataaaaaaatatataataaataaacgTCATTCATAACTATATAATTCAATATCTTTGCAACACATGCATGATATAAGAAGAATGAAACTAAAACAAGATGTAGATGACTGGGGTTCTGCATCAACGCCAATTTAGTTTGAACACGCTGACACGAGCCAACCCATCTAGAGAGCTTTTCGGAAGACTCTCCCCCTCTTCATGAGTTTCTATCTCAAAATCTTTCAAGTAATCAGACCAATGCAAATCCTCCCTAACCTCTTTcgtattcttcttcttctcaataaCCTCACTCAACATCACCTTGAAAAAGTGGTTGTTGTCTGCTGTTACAACTACTTTTTTAGGATGGCAAATCGTAAAAAACGCATCAAAATTTGGGAACGCTCCCACAGGCCTTCATCCCCAATCATAAAAAACGACAGTTGTTGTACGTTTTTAGCCGGAAACCCAACCATTTTTCTTAGATTAACAACGTTGATGTCAAATGGC
The genomic region above belongs to Lactuca sativa cultivar Salinas chromosome 4, Lsat_Salinas_v11, whole genome shotgun sequence and contains:
- the LOC111898732 gene encoding BTB/POZ and TAZ domain-containing protein 1, which gives rise to MCKRPASPTDSDNASGEPTDTYIQILTSGGRRIPAHANILASASTVLKSIIDKPRKHRSSEKTVPILGVPCDAVEVFVGFLYSNKCTEDDMEKFGIHLLALSHVYLVPQLKSRCSKALIERLTIENVVDVLQLARLCDAPDLYLKCVKLVSNSFKAVEKTEGWKFLQTNDPFLELEILQVIDESESLRKRSRKRRKEQNLYIQLSEAMDCLEHICTEGCISVGPCNKEPTKNMSPCSKFSTCQGLQLSIQHVANCKKRVNGGCIRCKRMWQLFKLHSSICELSDSTCKVPLCRPLKAQNMKNKKEEGRWELLVRKVTLAKATSSLLLPKKKRNEKDPTPKNDYGIRNLVC
- the LOC128133521 gene encoding glycine-rich cell wall structural protein-like, producing the protein MVLVVAVAAGGGGGGGSNDGGIAGSGGGSWSVAAATVVTSRMVVVVVSQAVAVGGGGRGDGGGGGDGSGWGGSSGGGGRWGGSGGGDGGGGGGGAGGSGGDGDGSGGGFSDKYKGYFCNLPLSLMRRNVFHPILEGIHFPPYGGKFISFRNPFPSSKSN